From a single Candidatus Micrarchaeota archaeon genomic region:
- a CDS encoding NFYB/HAP3 family transcription factor subunit, whose translation MRNISKATIKKIVKNGSNPNVIISDKAAEAIARILESKAKRIAKYAVKRAKAKKRNTITEDDIDTYTIMHGD comes from the coding sequence ATGCGCAACATATCAAAAGCAACAATAAAGAAGATAGTGAAGAACGGCTCAAACCCGAACGTCATAATCAGCGACAAGGCCGCCGAGGCCATAGCGCGCATACTGGAGAGCAAGGCCAAGCGGATAGCAAAGTATGCAGTCAAGAGGGCAAAGGCGAAGAAGAGGAATACAATAACGGAAGACGACATAGACACCTATACAATAATGCACGGGGATTGA
- a CDS encoding class I SAM-dependent methyltransferase, translated as MDDYYLRGEERFGFLLSLGYWLASKMPQVRRFYGFVIDDVKGSGFSDVLDVGTGPGYIPTMLMEAGGFSHIGAVDPSKYMVSIARIRNKNPRIIFTTGSSRKIPFRRKFGLIISTLSFHHWKNRESSLRYLSGFLKKGGEIRIYEFDRDGAKGMGRGLVSPHSVSEREMRGIARKTGMKVKGIARKDGFIRVSLAG; from the coding sequence ATGGATGATTATTACCTGAGGGGCGAGGAGAGGTTCGGGTTCCTGCTTTCGCTCGGATACTGGCTCGCCTCGAAAATGCCGCAGGTAAGGAGATTCTACGGCTTCGTGATTGATGACGTTAAGGGTTCTGGATTCTCGGATGTGCTTGACGTCGGGACCGGCCCTGGCTACATACCCACGATGCTCATGGAGGCCGGAGGCTTCAGCCACATAGGGGCTGTAGACCCTTCAAAGTACATGGTAAGTATAGCCAGGATCAGGAACAAGAATCCTAGGATAATCTTCACGACAGGATCGAGCAGGAAGATCCCGTTCAGGAGAAAATTCGGCCTTATAATATCAACTCTTTCCTTCCATCACTGGAAGAACAGGGAATCATCCCTCAGGTACCTGAGCGGCTTCCTCAAGAAGGGCGGCGAGATAAGGATATACGAATTCGACAGGGATGGCGCAAAGGGCATGGGTAGAGGCCTCGTTTCACCCCATTCCGTATCGGAAAGGGAGATGCGCGGCATAGCCAGGAAAACAGGGATGAAGGTAAAGGGAATAGCCAGAAAGGACGGCTTCATAAGGGTATCGCTGGCTGGTTAG